From Lewinellaceae bacterium:
TTTGAAGCTTCTTATTATACTGCGCTGTGCCTCCGTACACGAACAAACTCCCGTGCTGCTTCGCACACCCTTGAGGCCCAACCTTGGACACGTACACTCGTACACAGGCAGCCACGGACTTCGGCGTGAGCCCAGCCGAACGCTCGGCTCCCTTCATCTGTCCAGCCTAAGACGGATGCCCCAAGTTCACTCCCCCCCGGGCTCCTGCGCCTCCCACTCCTTCAGCCGCCGTTCGATCATGCTGCGGTACTCGGGCGACATTAAGGGATTGTCTTCCTCGATGCTCCGGCGCATCCAAACCAGTTCCATGTCCGTTTTCCGGCCGGTGGCCGCCATTTCGCGGTAGGTATCCAGCAGGCCCAGCCAGAAGCCGGCGCGATAGTGTGCGTCTGTTTTCAAGGCACTGATGCTCAACAATTCGTAAGCATTGATCCAGTCCTCGCCTACCAGTACTTCCAGCAGAGGGTTGGGCAGGTAATAGCCGTGGCGGACGCGCACGAAGAGCTTCTTATTGTATTTATCATCCCGGTTGACCTCGTTTTTCGAGAGGATGCTGCTGATGTAGGAGCGTTTTCTCCGGTATTCCGGCAGGATATGAAAGGGGTAATTTTCGGCTGCTTCCAGAAAATCGGCGGACTCGACGGAAGGCAGGTCGTGTTGGGCCTTATGGACAATCAACTCGCGGGTAATGGCGAGGGTGAGGTTGAACATCCAAAACTCGGCCTGCTGGTTGCTGATCTTGATCATTTTGCCGCCTACGCGCACCTTGATGTTGTCTGGTTCAAGCAGGTGGTATATGACCGGCAGTTTTTGCCGGGCAAAATCGGAATCCCGGTAGGCATGGAGCAGTGCGATGCGGAAAGCATTGCGCCCGTAGTTGTCGAGCAGTTCCGCGTTGGCGCCGAGGCTGGCCAGGAAGTCAATGATTTCGGCGGCACCGGTGGTGGCGGCCAGCATTAAGGGGGTGAGGTTGCACTTGTTTCGAAAATCCGGGCCGTACCGCTGCACCTCCTGTTGAATGGGCCGGACATTGTCTTTCAGGTAATCGTTGAGCAGGCGGCGCAGGTAATCCGCTCCGCCCTTTTCCCAGTCGGCAGCCCGTTTGTAATTCAGTTCCGCCAGGGCATGGAAAGTAGGCTCGTCATCGTAAAACAGGGCGTATTCGTAAAGCGCGTCTTTGGCTTTTTTGTTGAAGCGGTTGGGGTCGAGCGCTTCGGCTCGCAGTTCATCCAGCTTGTCAATAGTAGTCACGTCCCAGGGCACAGGCTGGGTTTTCAGGATTTTGTTTCGGATATCGTCCGCTTGTTCCTGTTTGCCCTGAAGTTCTAGTTTGCGGGCTTCCTGTTGCCACTCTTCCATGGAAGAAGACTGGTCTTTGATGCCGGTTTTGTTTTTAAAGTCGGTGAGTTCCAGCAGGGCAAGCAACTGGTGTTTTTTGTTGCGTTCAATAACATAGAGATTCTTTACCGCCCGGGTGATGGCCACGTAGAGGGAATTGATGTAAAACTTGTAGGCCTCCAGCGATTTGTCGGCCTTGTCGCGGGCGCGGGAATAGACGAGTTCGCCTTTCAGGTCTTCAGGTCTCACGCCGCTGCTGATCTCGCGAAACTCCTTTTCGTTGTCGCTGATGATGTTGTACAGGATGATGTTTTCGTACTCCAGCCCTTTGGCCTCCTGGATGGAGAACAACAGGGGCGTGCCGAAGAATTTGCGGGCTTCAGCCTTGTCTTCGTTGCGGGTGACCAGCACCGCATAACGCGCCGACTTCCCGGTTTTGCGGTCGAGCTCCTGCTTCAGCCGGGAATTGTCTTCCAAAAATTCAACGGCCCCTTCCTGTTTGGAATTGGGCTGAACCAGGTAGGTGCTTTCTTTGTCAATGGACCCGAAACGGGTATTTTTTACCAGCAACAGCCGGTTGGCGATCTCGGTGACCTCCGCCGTATTTCGGTAATTGGTGGCCAGAATGCGCACGATATCTCCCTCCATGCCCTGGTGGTAGAACATGGTCTTGACATTCGCCCAGGAAAAGAAGTTGGGATGCACGATCTGGTTGGAATCGCCGCATAAAATGAACTGGCCCTTCTTGTCGAGCGCCTTGAGGAGGAGCTGGAGCTGGATGTTGGTAATGTCCTGTACTTCATCCACCACGACAAAATCGTAATCCGGCTGTACGCGTTCCAGGTAACTGAACGCCACCATATTGCTGTCGTAATAGCCATTCTGCTTCAGAAAGTCGAGGTATTTCAGGAACAGCTCATAAACCGGCGCTCTTTCGCCTTCGGTGAAAACGGAGCGGCGTACGCCCAACTTCAGGTACTCCTCGCGGGAAAGGTAGGGTTTATCCACGACCGAGCCGGTGATCACGCCTTTGAACTCCTCAAAAACCTTGTGGGCGTCCCGGATTTTGTAAGCCTGCTTGAACCGGTTGGCCCAGCCCTCAAATACGCGGTAGTTGATCTCGCGGCCCTCCGGCACTTCAATGGTTTGCAAAAACTCCTGGAAAGACAAGAAGTCCACCTCCTGCTGCCGGTTGTCGTAGCCGAAGGAGTAATACAGATGCCGGGAATGCTCCGCCAGGTAAGGCGAAAGGGTGACGTATAGCAGCCTGCCCCGCAGGGTTTTCATCTTTTCCAGCGTCAGGGCCGTCTTGCCGCTCCCGGCCGAGCCGATGATGATGAGCGGAGGATTGTACCGGAAAATCTCTTCCTGCGCTTCGTCGAAGGACAGGACCTTGTCCAGCAGGCGGAATTTTTTCGCCCGGGGGTTCACGTAGGCCATTGGCTGAACCTCTTCCCGCTCCAGCGCCGCTTCGCCGGATATTGGTTCCAGGCGGCGCTCGTCGACCGCCGCCCCAGCCAGGAAGCGCGATTTGTCGTAGGCGTGGTTGAGGATCACCTCCAGCGCCAGGATATACGTCCGGCCCTCATAACGGCTGAACTTGAACAGCAGCCGGTTCTTGTCGTCGAGCTTGGCCCGGTAGTAACCGGCATTGGGCATCTTCTTCACGTCAGCCGTCCGGAAGTCGCCCGCTTTCAGCGCGTTCAATACTTTATCCAGTTGTTTTTTCATTGGCCCTGCCTGCAGGCCATCATAGATCAATACTTCCATTGTT
This genomic window contains:
- a CDS encoding AAA family ATPase, with protein sequence MEVLIYDGLQAGPMKKQLDKVLNALKAGDFRTADVKKMPNAGYYRAKLDDKNRLLFKFSRYEGRTYILALEVILNHAYDKSRFLAGAAVDERRLEPISGEAALEREEVQPMAYVNPRAKKFRLLDKVLSFDEAQEEIFRYNPPLIIIGSAGSGKTALTLEKMKTLRGRLLYVTLSPYLAEHSRHLYYSFGYDNRQQEVDFLSFQEFLQTIEVPEGREINYRVFEGWANRFKQAYKIRDAHKVFEEFKGVITGSVVDKPYLSREEYLKLGVRRSVFTEGERAPVYELFLKYLDFLKQNGYYDSNMVAFSYLERVQPDYDFVVVDEVQDITNIQLQLLLKALDKKGQFILCGDSNQIVHPNFFSWANVKTMFYHQGMEGDIVRILATNYRNTAEVTEIANRLLLVKNTRFGSIDKESTYLVQPNSKQEGAVEFLEDNSRLKQELDRKTGKSARYAVLVTRNEDKAEARKFFGTPLLFSIQEAKGLEYENIILYNIISDNEKEFREISSGVRPEDLKGELVYSRARDKADKSLEAYKFYINSLYVAITRAVKNLYVIERNKKHQLLALLELTDFKNKTGIKDQSSSMEEWQQEARKLELQGKQEQADDIRNKILKTQPVPWDVTTIDKLDELRAEALDPNRFNKKAKDALYEYALFYDDEPTFHALAELNYKRAADWEKGGADYLRRLLNDYLKDNVRPIQQEVQRYGPDFRNKCNLTPLMLAATTGAAEIIDFLASLGANAELLDNYGRNAFRIALLHAYRDSDFARQKLPVIYHLLEPDNIKVRVGGKMIKISNQQAEFWMFNLTLAITRELIVHKAQHDLPSVESADFLEAAENYPFHILPEYRRKRSYISSILSKNEVNRDDKYNKKLFVRVRHGYYLPNPLLEVLVGEDWINAYELLSISALKTDAHYRAGFWLGLLDTYREMAATGRKTDMELVWMRRSIEEDNPLMSPEYRSMIERRLKEWEAQEPGGE